The following are from one region of the Jatrophihabitans telluris genome:
- a CDS encoding transglycosylase domain-containing protein, which yields MSDDYRPDSRSGDRGPSRNGRTDGPSQPGSRAGNGAGKRAHGPGDLWGAKPGSRRAKRAVGPTAAELAAMNGWKRRRALKKRRIARMSTGKRVSRRIGVIATSLLAVFALLFTVAAIGVYKVVNVPSPDSLNTSQTAQLLYSDGTPIASITGGENRTSVPLSKVPEHVRSAVIAAEDRGFYSEPGISIRGTLRAVLNDIKGGSVQGGSTITQQYVKNAYLSSDQTLGRKVKEAAIALKLSREYSKDTILENYLNTIYFGRGAYGIQAAAKAYFGVNVQQLTVSQGALLAAVIKSPEYYDPRITPTAAKDRWGYVVDGMVSIGKLSQTERDTLKFPTTIKKAAAKSSALDGPLGLVWTQVKQELADNGIPESEINAKGLRITTTINRTAESDAIAAVKSTFANLSPQQKKDGTRPALVAVNPANGGVVAYYGNSTGTDFDYANGYRPPGSSFKPYTLATALQQNVDGKNAAYAISSTVNGSSPQNIAGTVVNNDPSDLQYSSPAVRVDFAMKVSLNTVFDAMANKVGPDNVRDMAIASGIRDVNGSGKKTLIRKDGTVSFGIGIGDADYAVRPVDQANGFATIANGGTAHKTFFVAKVADAQGNVLYRHKVSGSRAMDPKVANDVGLSLKPIADWSLDSLAGGRQSGAKTGTAGIQTGPNAGQNSDAWMVGYTPQLSTAVWVGTGGTKPIHNASGGQEYGRDLPGLTWKAFMDAYLNGQPNEPLPTTQMITKGANIAPSSTKPSSSAPSTTAPSSTAPSTTAPTTTAPAPTPTPTPTPTPSKSCGVLGVICTTTTPPASPTPTTTSQAPQGAATTTPAGAPAG from the coding sequence GTGTCCGACGACTATCGCCCCGACAGCCGATCCGGTGATCGAGGTCCTAGCCGCAACGGCCGGACCGACGGCCCGTCCCAACCGGGTTCGCGCGCCGGCAACGGCGCCGGCAAGCGGGCCCACGGACCGGGGGACCTTTGGGGGGCCAAGCCGGGCTCGCGGCGGGCCAAGCGCGCAGTCGGACCGACCGCGGCCGAGCTCGCCGCGATGAACGGGTGGAAGCGCCGGCGTGCGCTGAAGAAGCGCCGCATCGCGCGGATGAGCACCGGTAAGCGGGTCAGCCGCCGAATCGGTGTGATCGCCACCAGCCTGCTGGCGGTGTTCGCGTTGCTGTTCACCGTGGCCGCCATCGGCGTCTACAAGGTGGTCAACGTCCCCAGCCCGGACTCGCTGAACACCAGCCAGACGGCCCAACTCCTGTACTCCGACGGGACGCCGATCGCGAGCATCACCGGTGGCGAGAACCGGACCAGCGTGCCTCTGTCCAAAGTGCCCGAGCACGTCCGGTCGGCGGTCATCGCGGCCGAGGACCGCGGTTTCTACTCCGAGCCCGGGATCTCGATCCGCGGCACGTTGCGGGCGGTCCTCAACGACATCAAGGGTGGTTCCGTTCAGGGCGGTTCGACCATCACGCAGCAGTACGTCAAGAACGCGTACCTGAGTTCGGACCAGACCCTCGGCCGCAAGGTCAAGGAGGCGGCCATCGCGCTCAAGCTCAGCCGTGAGTACTCCAAGGACACCATCCTGGAGAACTACCTCAACACCATCTACTTCGGCCGCGGGGCCTACGGGATCCAGGCGGCGGCCAAGGCCTACTTCGGCGTGAATGTGCAGCAGTTGACGGTGTCCCAGGGCGCGCTGCTCGCGGCCGTGATCAAGTCGCCGGAGTACTACGACCCCCGAATCACGCCGACCGCGGCGAAGGATCGCTGGGGCTATGTGGTGGACGGCATGGTCAGCATCGGAAAGCTCAGCCAGACCGAGCGTGACACGCTGAAGTTCCCGACCACGATCAAGAAGGCGGCGGCCAAGTCCTCAGCCCTGGACGGGCCGCTCGGACTGGTGTGGACCCAGGTCAAGCAGGAACTGGCCGACAACGGCATCCCGGAGTCGGAGATCAACGCCAAGGGACTGCGGATCACGACAACCATCAATCGCACGGCCGAGTCCGACGCGATCGCGGCGGTCAAGTCGACCTTCGCCAACCTGAGCCCGCAGCAGAAGAAGGACGGGACGCGGCCGGCGCTCGTGGCCGTCAACCCGGCCAACGGTGGCGTGGTCGCCTACTACGGCAACTCCACGGGTACCGACTTCGACTACGCCAACGGCTACCGTCCGCCCGGTTCGTCCTTCAAGCCCTACACCCTCGCCACCGCCCTGCAGCAGAACGTCGACGGCAAGAACGCGGCGTATGCGATCTCCTCGACGGTGAACGGCTCCTCCCCGCAGAACATCGCCGGGACGGTGGTCAACAACGATCCCTCGGACCTGCAGTACTCCAGCCCGGCGGTGCGCGTGGACTTCGCGATGAAGGTCTCGCTGAACACGGTGTTCGACGCGATGGCCAACAAGGTGGGGCCGGACAACGTACGCGACATGGCGATCGCGTCGGGTATCCGCGACGTGAACGGCAGCGGCAAGAAAACCCTTATCCGTAAGGACGGAACGGTGAGCTTCGGCATCGGCATCGGGGACGCCGACTACGCGGTGCGGCCCGTCGACCAGGCCAACGGCTTCGCCACGATCGCCAACGGCGGTACCGCGCACAAGACCTTCTTCGTCGCCAAGGTGGCCGACGCCCAGGGCAACGTCCTCTACCGGCACAAGGTCTCGGGGTCGCGGGCGATGGACCCGAAGGTCGCCAACGACGTCGGGCTGAGCCTCAAGCCGATTGCCGACTGGTCGCTGGATTCGCTGGCCGGCGGCCGCCAGTCCGGGGCCAAGACCGGGACCGCGGGTATCCAGACCGGTCCGAACGCCGGACAGAACAGCGACGCCTGGATGGTCGGATACACCCCGCAGCTGTCGACGGCGGTCTGGGTCGGTACCGGTGGGACCAAGCCGATCCACAACGCCTCCGGCGGCCAGGAGTACGGCCGCGACCTGCCGGGGCTCACGTGGAAGGCGTTCATGGACGCCTACCTCAACGGCCAGCCGAACGAGCCGCTGCCGACGACCCAGATGATCACCAAGGGCGCCAACATCGCACCGAGTTCGACCAAGCCGTCGAGCAGCGCGCCGTCGACGACCGCGCCGTCGAGCACGGCACCGTCGACGACCGCACCGACCACGACCGCGCCGGCCCCCACTCCGACGCCGACCCCGACGCCCACCCCGTCGAAGTCCTGTGGCGTGCTCGGCGTGATCTGCACGACCACCACGCCGCCCGCCTCACCGACGCCGACCACCACCTCCCAGGCTCCGCAAGGCGCGGCGACGACGACACCGGCTGGAGCGCCGGCGGGATGA
- a CDS encoding PadR family transcriptional regulator, with protein sequence MLEIAVLGLLNESPMHGYELRKRLSSLLGAFRAFSYGSLYPTLRRLQEAGWIDEETPLYDTADPAGIGFAGRSKRGKKVYKLTAEGKEHFASLLAAVGPEAYDDEGFGTRLAFFAQTRSDIRLQILEGRRQRMTEQADGMRTSIARTRERMDRYTLQLQEHGLESADREVRWLTELIESERSTKPPGPG encoded by the coding sequence ATGCTGGAGATCGCGGTACTGGGTCTGCTCAACGAGTCCCCGATGCACGGCTACGAACTCCGCAAACGGTTGTCGAGCCTGCTCGGCGCCTTCCGCGCGTTCTCCTACGGCTCGCTCTACCCGACGCTGCGCCGGCTGCAGGAGGCGGGCTGGATCGACGAGGAAACGCCGCTGTACGACACGGCCGACCCCGCCGGTATCGGCTTCGCCGGCCGGTCCAAGCGCGGCAAGAAGGTCTACAAGCTGACCGCCGAGGGCAAGGAGCATTTCGCCTCGCTGCTCGCCGCGGTCGGCCCCGAGGCCTATGACGACGAAGGCTTCGGTACCCGTCTGGCGTTCTTCGCCCAGACCCGCTCCGACATCCGCCTGCAGATCCTCGAAGGCCGCCGGCAACGGATGACCGAGCAGGCCGACGGCATGCGGACCTCCATCGCTCGCACCCGCGAACGGATGGATCGCTACACCCTGCAATTGCAGGAGCACGGCCTGGAGTCCGCCGACCGCGAGGTCCGTTGGCTCACCGAACTGATCGAGAGCGAGCGGTCCACCAAACCGCCCGGTCCTGGCTGA
- a CDS encoding inositol-3-phosphate synthase — MGSENGSGRIRVAIVGVGNCAASLVQGVHFYRDADPSGTVPGLMHVKFGPYHVSDIDFVAAFDVDAKKVGRDLSEAIVASENNTIKIADVPPLDVPVLRGHTLDGLGKYYRETIEESDEQPVDVVKVLKDAAVDVLICYLPVGSEDAAKFYAQCAIDAKVAFVNALPVFIAGTPEWAAKFEEAGVPIVGDDIKSQVGATITHRVMAKLFEDRGVVLDRTYQLNVGGNMDFKNMLERDRLESKKISKTQSVTSNLTGPLGGKISDRNVHIGPSDYVQWLDDRKWAYVRLEGRAFGEVPLTLEYKLEVWDSPNSAGIIIDALRAAKIAKDRGIGGPILSASSYFMKSPPVQYDDTTARQQVEAFINGDIER, encoded by the coding sequence ATGGGTTCGGAAAACGGCAGCGGTCGCATCCGCGTAGCCATCGTCGGCGTAGGCAACTGTGCCGCGTCGCTCGTGCAGGGCGTGCACTTCTACCGTGACGCCGACCCGTCGGGCACCGTCCCGGGTCTGATGCACGTCAAGTTCGGCCCGTACCACGTCAGCGACATCGACTTCGTCGCCGCGTTCGACGTGGACGCGAAGAAGGTCGGTCGCGACCTGTCCGAGGCCATCGTCGCCTCGGAGAACAACACCATCAAGATCGCGGACGTCCCCCCGCTGGACGTTCCCGTCCTGCGCGGTCACACCCTCGACGGCCTCGGCAAGTACTACCGCGAGACCATCGAGGAGTCCGACGAGCAGCCCGTCGACGTCGTCAAGGTTCTCAAGGACGCCGCTGTCGACGTCCTGATCTGTTACCTGCCGGTCGGTTCGGAGGACGCCGCGAAGTTCTACGCGCAGTGCGCCATCGACGCCAAGGTCGCCTTCGTCAACGCCCTGCCCGTCTTCATCGCCGGTACCCCCGAGTGGGCCGCGAAGTTCGAAGAGGCCGGTGTGCCGATCGTCGGTGACGACATCAAGTCCCAGGTCGGCGCGACGATCACACACCGCGTCATGGCCAAGTTGTTCGAGGACCGTGGCGTAGTGCTGGACCGCACCTACCAGCTCAACGTCGGTGGCAACATGGACTTCAAGAACATGTTGGAGCGTGACCGCCTCGAGTCGAAGAAGATCTCCAAGACCCAGTCGGTCACCTCGAACCTGACCGGTCCGCTCGGCGGCAAGATCTCTGACCGCAACGTCCACATCGGCCCGTCGGACTACGTCCAGTGGCTCGACGACCGCAAGTGGGCCTACGTCCGGCTCGAGGGTCGTGCCTTCGGTGAGGTTCCGCTGACCCTCGAGTACAAGCTCGAGGTCTGGGACTCGCCCAACTCGGCCGGCATCATCATCGACGCCCTGCGCGCCGCGAAGATCGCCAAGGACCGTGGGATCGGTGGCCCGATCCTGTCGGCGTCCTCGTACTTCATGAAGTCCCCGCCGGTCCAGTACGACGACACCACGGCCCGGCAGCAGGTCGAGGCTTTCATCAACGGTGATATCGAGCGCTAA
- a CDS encoding methyl-accepting chemotaxis protein has translation MTVVAQPVLSAAGATSVRRNPLRILTNVPVAGKVSLLVVLGLLATALVGVIGTSGISKTESTANTVVAGASKRAVDFGVTREAFARMRINLVQAGMFNAPADIADGLDTYAKKKALTVAGLAAYSQNLPAVQRQLFDASVTPVINQIIQISDNVLLPMAKGVHTAAMNAKFATIYQAQIGPLVDTLQAAFDKLTALDEQEMTDGLVHIQTTKSDAVRLSWTVLGVAALLLIVLGVGLVLMIAKPLSRVQRVLEHLSEGDLTQSAGVQAKDEIGRMAGALDKAQGSLRHTLSSIGSSAVGLASSAEQLTVIGAQVSATADETARESANAAAVADEVSTHVQTVAAATEQMTASINEIEQSSANAVQVAATAVTEARAATETVTRLGESSSQIGSVVRVITAIAEQTNLLALNATIEAARAGAAGKGFAVVASEVKDLAQETAKATEEISSRVEKIQGDTTAAVEAIGRVFEIIENINEYQTTIAAAVEEQAATTVEISRSVNEAASGVSQIAVSLDTVVSVAQSSREGVAQTEQSAAELARLSDELRIVISGFTV, from the coding sequence GTGACTGTTGTGGCACAACCCGTCCTGTCCGCTGCGGGCGCGACGAGCGTTCGCCGGAACCCGCTTCGCATCCTGACCAACGTGCCGGTCGCCGGCAAGGTCAGCTTGCTGGTGGTGCTCGGGTTGCTCGCCACGGCCCTCGTCGGCGTCATCGGCACCTCCGGCATCTCCAAGACCGAGTCGACCGCCAACACGGTCGTCGCGGGAGCGTCCAAGCGCGCGGTCGACTTCGGCGTGACCCGCGAGGCGTTCGCCCGGATGCGGATCAACCTCGTGCAGGCCGGCATGTTCAACGCTCCGGCCGACATCGCCGACGGCCTGGACACCTACGCCAAGAAGAAGGCGCTGACCGTCGCCGGTCTGGCGGCCTACTCCCAGAACCTTCCGGCCGTCCAGCGGCAGCTCTTCGACGCCTCGGTGACGCCGGTCATCAACCAGATCATCCAGATCTCGGACAACGTGCTGCTGCCGATGGCCAAGGGTGTCCACACCGCGGCGATGAACGCGAAGTTCGCGACGATCTACCAGGCCCAGATCGGTCCGCTGGTCGACACCCTGCAGGCGGCCTTCGACAAGCTCACCGCGTTGGACGAGCAGGAGATGACCGACGGTCTGGTCCACATCCAGACAACCAAGAGCGATGCGGTCCGCTTGTCGTGGACGGTCCTGGGGGTCGCCGCGCTGCTGCTCATCGTGCTCGGGGTCGGCCTGGTGCTGATGATCGCCAAACCACTCAGCCGGGTCCAGCGGGTGCTGGAACACCTGTCCGAGGGTGACCTGACCCAGTCCGCGGGGGTGCAGGCCAAGGATGAGATCGGGCGGATGGCGGGCGCTCTCGACAAGGCCCAGGGCTCGCTGCGGCACACGTTGTCGTCCATCGGGTCCTCCGCTGTCGGCCTGGCCAGCAGCGCCGAGCAGTTGACCGTGATCGGGGCCCAGGTTTCGGCCACCGCGGACGAGACGGCGCGTGAGTCGGCCAACGCCGCCGCGGTTGCCGACGAGGTGTCCACACATGTGCAGACGGTGGCCGCGGCGACCGAGCAGATGACGGCCTCGATCAACGAGATCGAGCAGTCTTCGGCCAACGCGGTCCAGGTGGCGGCCACCGCCGTGACCGAGGCCCGGGCGGCGACGGAGACCGTCACCCGGCTCGGCGAATCGTCCTCGCAGATCGGCAGCGTCGTCCGGGTCATCACCGCCATCGCCGAGCAGACGAACCTGCTGGCGCTCAACGCCACGATCGAGGCTGCGCGGGCGGGGGCAGCAGGCAAGGGCTTTGCCGTGGTTGCCTCCGAGGTCAAGGACCTGGCCCAGGAGACCGCCAAGGCGACGGAGGAGATCTCGTCCCGGGTGGAGAAGATCCAGGGCGACACCACCGCTGCGGTGGAGGCCATCGGCCGGGTCTTCGAGATCATCGAGAACATCAACGAGTACCAGACCACCATCGCCGCGGCGGTCGAGGAGCAGGCCGCCACCACCGTGGAGATCTCGCGATCGGTGAACGAAGCGGCCTCCGGCGTCTCGCAGATCGCGGTCAGCCTGGACACCGTCGTGTCCGTCGCCCAATCCTCTCGCGAGGGCGTCGCGCAGACCGAGCAGTCGGCGGCAGAGCTGGCGCGCCTGTCGGACGAGCTCCGCATCGTCATCAGCGGGTTCACCGTCTGA